A window from Phaeocystidibacter marisrubri encodes these proteins:
- a CDS encoding NADP-dependent malic enzyme, whose translation MAKKKNQIRREDVLEYHEGGRPGKIEVIPSKPSNSQRDLSIAYSPGVAEPCKEIEKDPETAYKYTAKGNLVAVISNGTAVLGLGDIGPLASKPVMEGKGVLFKIFADIDTFDLELDANDPELFIQTVKALAPTFGGINLEDIKAPECFEIEQRLKEELDIPIMHDDQHGTAIISGAGLLNALTIVEKDIDKVRVVFNGAGASAVSCASLYLSLGVKAENLLMLDSKGVITTDRENLTPEKKRFARDTKLNTLEEAVEGADVFVGLSRGGVLSKKMVKSMAADPIVFALANPDPEITYEEAVAARKDVVMATGRSDNPNQVNNVLGFPFIFRGALDVRASKINEEMKLAATYAIANLAKEAVPEIVNLAYGQKNMSFGKDYIIPKPFDPRLIYTVAMAVAKAAMDSGVAKNPITNWARYKEELITRLGRDDKFIRLAMEKARANPQRVVFSEADNFKMLKAAQIAYDEGIAIPILLGDEKRIKQIDKQYDLGIAGTMEIVDPRSMPDAAEVYAQQFYEERKRKGVTEFEARRLMKNRDYFGPMMVKHGDADAFITGLTIKYPRAVRPLLEILGPKDHKKRVAGMYIMLTKRGPIFFADTTINEEPDAEGIVDIVLSVARTVSRINLKPKVALLSYSNFGSHHGKVPTKMNKAVELLKQSHPDLIVDGEMQANFAVNNELLEEVFPFSDLVNHKPNIFIFPDLAAGNISYKLLQSLGAAEAIGPILIGLDKAAHVLQMGASVREIVNIVAMAVVDAQTRSENH comes from the coding sequence ATGGCTAAGAAGAAGAACCAGATCCGGAGAGAAGACGTGCTGGAGTATCACGAAGGCGGTCGTCCCGGAAAAATTGAAGTGATTCCTTCTAAACCGTCCAACTCACAACGCGATTTATCCATTGCGTATTCACCGGGGGTTGCGGAACCTTGTAAGGAAATCGAAAAGGATCCTGAAACGGCCTATAAGTACACTGCAAAGGGCAACCTTGTTGCCGTTATTTCTAACGGTACAGCCGTACTTGGACTTGGGGATATAGGACCATTGGCATCTAAGCCAGTGATGGAAGGCAAAGGCGTGCTTTTCAAGATTTTTGCTGATATCGATACATTCGACCTCGAGTTGGATGCAAACGATCCAGAGCTTTTTATTCAAACGGTAAAGGCGCTTGCTCCTACCTTTGGAGGTATCAACCTAGAAGATATCAAAGCCCCTGAATGCTTTGAAATTGAGCAACGACTCAAAGAGGAGTTGGATATTCCTATCATGCACGACGATCAGCACGGTACCGCCATCATTTCGGGTGCGGGCTTGTTGAATGCGTTGACCATTGTTGAGAAGGATATTGATAAAGTTAGAGTGGTGTTCAACGGTGCTGGTGCTAGTGCCGTGAGTTGTGCTTCTCTCTATTTGTCGCTCGGCGTTAAAGCGGAGAACCTTCTCATGCTAGATAGTAAGGGAGTCATTACAACAGATCGCGAGAACTTGACGCCCGAGAAGAAGCGATTCGCTCGAGATACAAAGTTGAACACATTGGAGGAGGCGGTAGAAGGAGCCGATGTGTTTGTTGGCCTTTCACGCGGAGGAGTGCTTTCGAAGAAAATGGTGAAGTCGATGGCGGCAGATCCCATTGTATTCGCCCTCGCCAACCCCGATCCGGAAATTACGTACGAGGAAGCTGTTGCAGCCCGTAAGGATGTGGTGATGGCTACCGGGAGAAGTGACAATCCGAATCAAGTGAACAACGTACTTGGGTTCCCATTCATTTTCCGCGGGGCCTTAGACGTGCGCGCTAGCAAGATTAACGAAGAGATGAAGTTGGCGGCAACCTATGCCATTGCCAATTTGGCGAAAGAAGCGGTTCCAGAAATCGTGAACCTTGCCTATGGTCAGAAGAACATGAGCTTCGGTAAGGATTATATCATTCCAAAGCCTTTTGATCCAAGGTTGATTTACACCGTTGCAATGGCGGTGGCCAAAGCTGCGATGGACTCAGGTGTAGCCAAGAATCCAATCACGAATTGGGCGCGATACAAAGAGGAGCTCATTACCAGATTGGGAAGAGACGACAAGTTTATCCGTCTGGCTATGGAGAAGGCGAGAGCCAATCCTCAACGCGTGGTGTTCAGCGAAGCCGACAACTTTAAGATGCTTAAGGCAGCTCAAATTGCCTACGATGAGGGAATTGCTATCCCTATCCTTTTGGGAGATGAGAAGCGCATTAAGCAAATCGATAAGCAGTACGATCTAGGCATTGCAGGAACCATGGAAATTGTGGATCCGCGAAGCATGCCAGATGCGGCTGAAGTTTATGCACAGCAATTCTACGAAGAGCGCAAGCGCAAAGGGGTAACTGAGTTCGAAGCTCGTCGCCTCATGAAGAACCGCGATTACTTCGGTCCGATGATGGTGAAGCACGGTGATGCCGATGCATTTATCACTGGATTGACCATCAAGTATCCACGTGCGGTACGTCCTCTTCTAGAAATATTGGGTCCGAAAGATCACAAGAAGCGCGTTGCAGGCATGTACATCATGCTCACCAAGCGTGGCCCGATCTTCTTTGCAGATACCACCATAAATGAGGAACCAGATGCGGAGGGTATTGTAGATATCGTATTGAGCGTAGCAAGAACGGTTTCCCGAATCAACTTGAAGCCAAAGGTTGCTCTACTCAGCTACAGTAACTTTGGGTCGCATCACGGAAAGGTGCCTACCAAGATGAACAAGGCGGTTGAACTCTTGAAACAGTCACACCCAGATTTGATTGTGGATGGAGAAATGCAAGCCAACTTTGCAGTGAACAACGAACTTTTAGAAGAAGTATTCCCGTTCTCTGACTTGGTGAATCACAAGCCGAATATCTTCATCTTCCCAGATCTAGCTGCGGGAAATATTTCCTACAAGTTATTGCAATCCCTAGGTGCCGCAGAGGCTATTGGTCCAATCCTTATCGGCTTGGATAAAGCAGCACATGTATTGCAAATGGGAGCAAGTGTGAGAGAAATCGTCAACATTGTAGCAATGGCTGTTGTCGACGCTCAAACACGCTCAGAAAATCACTAA
- a CDS encoding DUF962 domain-containing protein, producing MSQKEYTSLRAFYPYYLSEHQKRSTRILHFIGTGLVILSFIVFVITLNWKFFAVIPLLGYGFAWVGHFFFEKNKPATFKYPGYSLASDFIMFWQLLTRQIQFG from the coding sequence ATGAGCCAAAAGGAATACACAAGCTTACGAGCTTTTTACCCGTACTACTTGAGTGAGCACCAAAAGAGATCAACGAGGATATTGCACTTCATTGGAACCGGACTGGTGATCCTCTCTTTTATCGTTTTCGTAATCACCTTGAACTGGAAATTCTTCGCCGTTATTCCCCTGTTGGGCTATGGTTTTGCCTGGGTAGGACACTTCTTTTTTGAGAAGAACAAACCGGCGACTTTTAAATACCCCGGGTATTCTTTAGCCAGTGATTTCATCATGTTTTGGCAATTGCTCACCCGACAGATTCAATTTGGATAA
- a CDS encoding acyl-CoA dehydrogenase family protein → MAQDLFQSPDYYGIDDLLSEEHKLVRQATRDWVKRDVSPIIEDYAQRAEFPKQLVAGLAEVGAFGPYIPEEYGGPGLDQISYGLMMQEIERGDSGVRSTCSVQSSLVMYPIYAYGNEEQRRKYLPKLASGEFLGSFGLTEPNFGSNPGGMVTNFKDMGDHYLLNGAKMWISNAPFCDIAVVWAKNEEGRIHGLIVERGMEGFTTPETHNKWSLRASATGELVFDNVKVPKENLLPNKSGLGAPLGCLDSARYGIAWGAIGAAMDCYDTALRYSKERIQFGKPIAAFQLQQKKLAEMITEITKAQLLAWRLGVLKNEGRATSAQISMAKRNNVDMAINIAREARQMLGGMGITGEYSIMRHMMNLESVITYEGTHDIHLLITGMDITGENAFK, encoded by the coding sequence ATGGCTCAAGACTTATTCCAATCTCCTGACTATTACGGTATAGATGACCTACTATCCGAAGAGCACAAGCTCGTTCGTCAGGCGACGAGAGATTGGGTAAAACGCGATGTTTCCCCAATAATTGAAGATTACGCTCAACGCGCTGAATTTCCTAAGCAGTTAGTTGCTGGCCTTGCTGAGGTAGGTGCATTTGGTCCTTACATTCCAGAAGAATATGGTGGACCTGGCCTCGATCAAATCAGCTATGGTTTGATGATGCAAGAAATTGAGCGCGGCGATTCAGGTGTTCGTTCTACCTGTTCCGTTCAAAGTTCATTGGTGATGTACCCAATTTACGCGTACGGTAACGAGGAGCAGCGCCGCAAGTACCTTCCGAAATTGGCCTCTGGCGAGTTTTTGGGAAGCTTCGGTCTAACGGAGCCTAACTTTGGGTCTAACCCAGGGGGGATGGTGACCAATTTCAAGGATATGGGCGACCATTACTTGTTGAACGGAGCAAAGATGTGGATTTCCAATGCCCCTTTCTGTGATATCGCCGTAGTTTGGGCGAAAAACGAAGAAGGCAGAATTCACGGCTTGATTGTAGAGCGCGGTATGGAGGGATTCACTACTCCAGAAACGCACAATAAGTGGAGCCTTCGCGCCAGTGCAACAGGGGAGTTGGTATTTGATAACGTAAAAGTTCCAAAAGAGAACTTGCTTCCTAATAAGTCGGGCCTTGGGGCACCGCTTGGTTGTTTGGACAGCGCGCGTTACGGTATTGCATGGGGTGCCATCGGTGCAGCCATGGATTGTTATGATACCGCACTTCGTTATTCGAAAGAGCGCATTCAATTTGGTAAGCCAATCGCTGCCTTCCAGCTTCAACAAAAGAAGTTGGCTGAAATGATTACCGAAATCACCAAAGCACAGCTTCTCGCTTGGAGATTGGGTGTGCTTAAAAATGAGGGAAGAGCAACTTCTGCTCAAATCTCCATGGCTAAGCGCAACAACGTTGACATGGCGATTAACATCGCTCGTGAAGCACGTCAAATGTTGGGCGGCATGGGGATTACCGGAGAGTACAGTATCATGCGACACATGATGAACCTTGAGTCGGTTATTACCTACGAAGGAACCCACGATATTCACTTGTTGATTACCGGTATGGACATCACAGGTGAGAATGCCTTTAAGTAA
- a CDS encoding uroporphyrinogen-III synthase, with the protein MTKVKTILVSQPEPKTENSPFHMLASKQKVKVDFRSFIHVEGVEAADVRKEKINPADHKAIIFTSKNAVDHFFRICEEMRVAVSNDLKYYCISEAIAYYLQKYVVYRKRKIYYGNGTIEDLIPMLKKNKGENFFLPSSDILKPEIPATLEKNKINYTRAILYRTVASDLSDLADVYYDILVFFSPEGIRSLYKNFPDFEQKNTRIAAFGTSTAKAVSEAGLNLDIPAPTPEAPSMTKAIEEYIKKVNK; encoded by the coding sequence ATGACGAAAGTAAAGACGATCTTGGTTTCTCAGCCTGAACCGAAAACCGAGAATTCACCTTTCCACATGCTTGCTTCTAAGCAAAAGGTCAAGGTGGATTTCCGCTCTTTCATTCACGTGGAAGGGGTAGAGGCCGCAGATGTTCGCAAGGAGAAGATCAATCCAGCAGATCACAAGGCCATTATCTTCACTTCCAAAAATGCTGTAGATCACTTCTTCCGCATTTGTGAAGAAATGCGTGTAGCCGTTAGCAACGACTTGAAGTACTACTGTATCTCTGAAGCAATTGCTTACTATTTACAGAAGTACGTGGTTTATCGCAAGCGCAAGATTTACTACGGTAATGGCACCATCGAAGACTTGATTCCAATGTTGAAGAAGAACAAAGGAGAGAACTTCTTCCTTCCATCTTCTGACATCCTTAAGCCTGAGATTCCAGCAACCCTAGAAAAGAATAAAATCAACTACACTAGAGCTATTCTCTATCGCACAGTTGCTAGCGATTTGAGCGACTTAGCCGATGTGTACTACGACATTCTCGTGTTCTTCTCGCCGGAAGGAATTCGTTCCCTGTACAAGAACTTCCCTGATTTCGAGCAAAAGAACACCCGAATCGCAGCATTTGGTACTTCTACCGCAAAGGCTGTGAGTGAAGCAGGTCTCAACCTCGATATCCCAGCTCCTACTCCAGAAGCTCCATCCATGACGAAAGCGATTGAAGAATACATCAAGAAGGTGAACAAATAA
- a CDS encoding LytR/AlgR family response regulator transcription factor, protein MKIWILEDEELAGKKLQALVRQLQPDAEIANPIDSVSNAIAHFREDHPDLLLADIHLSDGLSFELFQQIEVKCPVIFTTAYDEYALKAFEITSVDYLLKPISKDNLQRAFGKLERFRNSSSSSSEILSALEKFKSGNRAYQERFLVPEGQHFKMIPASDVAHFMGDGKFTFLIDKKGIEYLVESNLSQLEERLNPDYFFRLNRAIITHIDSVERVHPYGQSRLLVDLNPASKKEASVSSDRSRAFKEWLGN, encoded by the coding sequence ATGAAAATTTGGATTCTAGAAGACGAAGAATTGGCAGGCAAGAAATTGCAAGCCCTCGTTCGCCAACTTCAACCCGATGCCGAGATAGCGAACCCCATCGACAGCGTGAGTAATGCGATTGCACACTTTCGTGAAGATCACCCCGATTTACTTTTGGCCGATATCCACTTGAGTGATGGACTTTCCTTTGAACTCTTCCAGCAAATTGAAGTAAAATGTCCTGTAATTTTTACCACCGCTTACGACGAATACGCGCTAAAGGCCTTTGAAATCACCAGCGTAGACTACCTGCTGAAACCCATCTCCAAAGACAACTTACAACGCGCTTTCGGAAAGCTCGAAAGGTTCCGAAATTCCTCTTCTTCCTCCTCTGAAATATTGAGCGCGTTAGAGAAATTCAAAAGCGGTAATAGAGCCTATCAAGAACGATTCCTCGTACCCGAAGGTCAACACTTCAAAATGATACCCGCTTCAGATGTAGCTCACTTTATGGGCGATGGAAAGTTCACTTTCTTGATTGACAAAAAAGGTATAGAATATCTTGTGGAGAGTAATTTGAGTCAGTTGGAAGAGCGATTAAACCCCGATTACTTCTTTCGTCTGAACCGAGCGATCATTACTCACATCGACAGTGTGGAGCGCGTCCATCCCTACGGACAAAGTCGCCTTCTTGTAGACCTCAACCCCGCTTCAAAAAAGGAAGCGAGCGTGAGTTCAGATCGAAGCAGAGCTTTCAAAGAATGGCTTGGTAACTGA
- a CDS encoding M20/M25/M40 family metallo-hydrolase, whose translation MKKFLGLVVGMIVILVGIILVKTYSVPDIQPAAEAVESSHQPLDSAAEHLAQAISFATISHHPAMMDTETFDHFHNWLGKTYPTVFSTLEVDTFGTHSLLLKWNGKSANQPILFMAHQDVVPIDQNANWEYPAFGDLVQGDYIYGRGALDDKGALISIFEAMEALAKNKFIPEHDVYFAFGQDEEIGGKNGAQLIAQHFEKLGLRFRLVLDEGGIISEGIIPGLEQSVALIGTAEKGYISLDVETHFEGGHSSMPQDTNAITLAADVINALRNHPFESRLCGSMEGFLEYLGPHFSFTTRMAAANRWAFEGVIINAYSAKPSGAALVHTTCTPTITRAGIKDNVIPMRALVTFNSRILPGETEETVIAHYEKALSGLPVKITVHDDFSENPSPISDHKAPEFLEFANVVKRNYPDCLIAPYLVLGATDGRYMTDVSDHVYRFLPFRFKGDDLARLHGVNERVSVNDFENAIVFYMDAISSLSN comes from the coding sequence ATGAAAAAATTTCTTGGCCTCGTTGTGGGGATGATTGTCATTTTAGTGGGCATCATCCTCGTGAAAACCTATTCTGTACCCGACATTCAACCGGCAGCAGAAGCTGTTGAATCTTCCCATCAACCACTCGATTCGGCCGCCGAACACCTCGCTCAAGCCATCTCATTTGCCACCATTAGTCATCATCCTGCTATGATGGACACAGAGACCTTTGATCACTTTCACAACTGGCTTGGCAAGACCTATCCCACCGTTTTTTCCACTCTAGAGGTAGATACCTTTGGCACCCACAGCCTACTCCTCAAGTGGAATGGAAAAAGTGCCAATCAGCCTATACTCTTTATGGCTCATCAAGATGTGGTTCCCATTGATCAAAATGCCAATTGGGAATACCCTGCCTTCGGCGATCTTGTGCAGGGCGATTACATTTATGGCCGTGGTGCGCTTGACGACAAAGGCGCATTGATTTCCATTTTTGAAGCAATGGAAGCGCTCGCTAAGAACAAGTTTATTCCAGAGCACGACGTGTATTTTGCCTTTGGTCAGGATGAAGAAATTGGCGGCAAAAATGGCGCACAATTGATCGCTCAACATTTTGAGAAACTCGGACTTCGATTTCGGTTGGTATTGGATGAAGGTGGAATCATCTCCGAGGGAATCATTCCGGGCCTAGAGCAATCTGTCGCTTTGATTGGAACCGCTGAAAAAGGCTATATCAGTCTAGATGTAGAAACGCACTTTGAAGGAGGACATAGCTCCATGCCACAAGACACTAACGCCATCACATTGGCTGCTGATGTTATCAACGCCCTGAGGAATCATCCGTTTGAATCTAGACTTTGCGGTTCCATGGAAGGGTTCCTAGAATACTTAGGTCCACATTTCTCCTTCACCACCCGCATGGCCGCTGCCAATAGATGGGCGTTTGAAGGCGTCATTATCAATGCCTATAGCGCCAAGCCAAGTGGAGCAGCATTGGTTCACACCACGTGCACACCTACCATAACAAGAGCTGGCATTAAAGATAATGTGATTCCCATGCGCGCCTTGGTCACTTTCAATTCTCGAATTCTTCCTGGCGAAACAGAGGAGACTGTCATAGCCCATTACGAAAAAGCCCTGAGTGGTCTTCCTGTAAAAATCACCGTTCACGACGATTTTTCCGAGAACCCATCTCCTATTTCCGATCACAAGGCTCCAGAATTTTTGGAATTTGCCAATGTGGTAAAACGCAATTACCCCGATTGTCTCATTGCCCCTTACTTGGTTCTCGGTGCAACCGATGGACGATATATGACGGACGTATCAGACCACGTTTATCGATTCCTCCCATTCCGCTTTAAAGGTGATGACCTAGCGAGGCTGCATGGCGTGAACGAGCGCGTGAGCGTGAACGATTTTGAGAACGCCATTGTTTTCTACATGGATGCCATATCCAGTCTTTCGAACTGA
- the hflX gene encoding GTPase HflX: MIEIKPRSSERETAVLVGIINRWQDEEKSAEYLDELEFLADTAGSDVAKRFTQKLDVPHPKTFLGSGKMDEIQSYVKEHDIDMAIFDDELTPSQLKNIEQMLKCKVLDRTNLILDIFAARAQTSYARTQVELAQYEYLLPRLTRMWTHLERQKGGIGMRGPGETQIETDRRIIQQKISLLKEKLTKIDKQMATQRGNRGSLVRVALVGYTNVGKSTLMNRMAKSEVLAENKLFATLDTTVRKVVIDNLPFLLSDTVGFIRKLPTQLVESFKSTLDEVREADVLIHVVDISHSNFMEHIESVNETIGEIDGQEKPTIMVFNKIDLYKHEEPEVIDPEEELEERYWTLEDWERTWMSRMNGNAVFISAENKTNMDELRKTIYKVVSEIHSKRFPFENFLY; encoded by the coding sequence ATGATTGAAATAAAGCCCAGATCTTCAGAAAGAGAAACTGCTGTTTTGGTTGGTATTATCAACCGATGGCAAGATGAAGAGAAGAGCGCGGAATATCTTGACGAACTCGAATTTTTGGCAGATACTGCCGGTTCGGATGTCGCCAAAAGATTCACTCAGAAATTAGACGTTCCTCATCCTAAAACCTTCTTGGGTTCTGGGAAGATGGATGAAATCCAAAGCTATGTCAAAGAACACGACATTGACATGGCTATTTTTGATGATGAACTCACACCTTCACAGCTCAAGAACATTGAGCAAATGTTGAAGTGCAAGGTGCTGGATCGTACCAATCTCATTCTCGACATCTTTGCGGCTCGTGCCCAAACGAGTTACGCGAGAACACAGGTAGAGTTGGCTCAATATGAGTACCTCTTGCCGCGATTGACCCGAATGTGGACTCACCTCGAGCGCCAGAAAGGGGGTATTGGTATGCGCGGTCCGGGGGAAACTCAAATTGAAACCGACCGCCGTATTATTCAACAGAAGATTAGTCTTCTGAAGGAAAAACTCACCAAAATTGACAAGCAGATGGCCACCCAGCGCGGGAACCGTGGAAGCTTGGTACGCGTAGCATTGGTGGGGTATACCAACGTTGGGAAGAGTACTTTGATGAACCGTATGGCCAAGAGCGAAGTGCTGGCTGAGAACAAGCTCTTTGCAACTTTGGACACCACAGTTCGAAAGGTGGTAATCGACAATTTGCCATTCCTTCTTTCAGATACGGTAGGGTTCATTCGAAAACTTCCTACGCAATTGGTAGAGAGTTTTAAGAGTACCTTGGATGAGGTTCGAGAAGCGGATGTGTTGATCCACGTGGTGGATATTTCGCACTCCAATTTTATGGAACACATTGAATCCGTAAACGAAACCATTGGCGAAATTGATGGTCAGGAGAAACCTACGATCATGGTGTTTAACAAGATTGATTTGTACAAACACGAAGAGCCAGAGGTAATAGATCCAGAAGAGGAATTAGAGGAGCGCTATTGGACGTTGGAAGACTGGGAGCGCACGTGGATGTCTCGCATGAACGGAAATGCGGTGTTTATCTCTGCGGAGAATAAGACCAATATGGACGAGCTGCGAAAAACCATCTACAAGGTTGTTTCTGAGATTCATTCCAAGCGCTTTCCATTTGAAAACTTTCTGTATTAA
- a CDS encoding T9SS type A sorting domain-containing protein, producing the protein MKRTLSIITLAAVGVVGLSLPGFTNNGGAPTGRSGSPGSNNNTCATGGCHGGGPSISAQTIDITSNIPATGFVENTDYTITITANANGSVGTKIGFEASVENASGSHQGTITATDILTQKTGANFITHRASGTTPTAGSSSWSFNWNSGTAEDQSAVYVAVNFANGNGTTSGDAIGTAMLTLDKASGIGMEENAIADVSVYPNPTADYLNISMETSSSVDYTILDLNGRVLENGTSESSEFRIGVNRLSKGNYILHLVSGSMATTERFTVK; encoded by the coding sequence ATGAAAAGAACACTATCCATTATAACCCTAGCAGCCGTTGGTGTAGTTGGATTATCCCTACCCGGTTTTACAAATAACGGAGGAGCACCCACCGGAAGATCAGGGAGTCCGGGCTCCAACAACAACACATGTGCAACTGGTGGATGCCATGGAGGCGGACCATCTATTTCAGCTCAAACTATTGATATCACATCCAACATTCCAGCAACTGGTTTCGTAGAAAACACCGATTACACTATTACCATCACCGCAAATGCGAATGGTAGTGTGGGAACCAAGATAGGATTTGAAGCCAGTGTTGAAAATGCCAGTGGTTCCCATCAAGGCACCATCACAGCAACAGATATTCTCACTCAAAAAACAGGAGCCAATTTCATTACCCACCGAGCATCTGGCACCACGCCAACCGCAGGAAGTAGTTCGTGGAGCTTCAATTGGAACTCTGGAACTGCAGAAGATCAATCTGCTGTGTACGTTGCCGTGAACTTTGCCAATGGAAACGGTACTACTTCTGGTGATGCCATTGGAACAGCCATGTTGACATTGGATAAAGCTAGTGGTATTGGAATGGAAGAAAATGCAATCGCTGATGTGAGCGTATATCCTAACCCAACCGCTGATTACTTGAACATTTCTATGGAGACCTCGTCGTCTGTAGACTACACCATCTTGGATTTGAATGGTCGTGTTCTTGAAAACGGAACTTCAGAAAGCAGTGAATTCCGCATTGGAGTGAATCGTCTTTCCAAAGGGAATTACATCCTTCATCTCGTTTCTGGATCAATGGCTACCACTGAGCGCTTCACAGTAAAATAA
- a CDS encoding sensor histidine kinase translates to MSFLRKGDYYAIAFISLFPILFFMGMDLLYDGKMSQDVSQGFLNLIYSLLVTVGLYVINSLILRWLQLHFPWQKSVSKRIVLELVLCFVLSTAWQAFIITLSLEVFEGIRNIRAHYISNITFGLTITLIVLLIMEGIEFFKLWRDSLTRVQRLEKQQIQAELDQLRAQVQPHFLFNSLNTLSAMLEVDRDIPRAVNFIDEFSLLYRRLLEKKEDELITLKEELRFVEAYLTLQKERFASALQIEYDIPEEEKSKYLLPLALQELLENAIKHNQMSRSNPLVIRLYTEHSHLCVSHAYRPKNNPTPGTGTGLENLQMRLRLIGAPSIRVQKSDPYRVCIPLIPEDTAEARVPLKNSAV, encoded by the coding sequence ATGTCATTCTTACGAAAAGGCGATTACTACGCCATAGCCTTCATTAGCCTGTTCCCCATTCTCTTTTTTATGGGGATGGATTTGCTGTACGACGGCAAAATGAGTCAGGATGTTTCTCAAGGTTTTCTCAACTTAATATACTCCCTCTTGGTAACCGTTGGTCTCTATGTGATCAACTCTCTCATTCTGCGCTGGCTTCAGCTACACTTTCCGTGGCAGAAAAGCGTATCCAAACGGATTGTGCTCGAACTGGTTCTTTGCTTTGTATTGAGTACCGCATGGCAGGCTTTCATTATCACTCTGAGCTTAGAGGTCTTTGAGGGAATTCGCAACATCCGAGCTCACTACATCTCCAACATCACCTTTGGACTAACGATCACGCTGATCGTACTCCTCATCATGGAAGGAATTGAGTTCTTTAAACTGTGGAGAGATAGTCTTACCCGTGTTCAACGCTTGGAGAAACAACAAATACAGGCCGAATTGGATCAGTTGCGCGCACAGGTCCAACCCCACTTCCTATTTAACAGTCTGAACACGCTTTCGGCCATGTTAGAAGTAGATCGGGATATTCCTAGAGCAGTAAATTTCATCGATGAATTTTCGCTACTCTATCGTCGACTCTTGGAAAAGAAGGAAGATGAACTGATCACGCTAAAGGAGGAGCTCCGCTTTGTGGAGGCCTATCTCACCTTACAGAAGGAGCGCTTTGCCTCTGCGTTGCAAATTGAATATGACATTCCCGAAGAAGAAAAGAGCAAGTACTTATTGCCACTGGCCTTGCAAGAATTGCTCGAAAATGCCATCAAGCACAATCAAATGAGTCGATCCAATCCATTGGTGATTCGCCTTTATACCGAGCACTCTCACCTTTGTGTGAGTCATGCATATCGCCCCAAAAACAATCCCACACCTGGAACGGGAACAGGCTTAGAAAACCTACAAATGCGATTGCGTCTCATTGGGGCTCCAAGCATCAGGGTGCAAAAATCAGATCCCTATCGAGTGTGCATTCCACTGATTCCAGAAGACACCGCTGAAGCTCGTGTTCCATTAAAAAATAGTGCTGTATGA
- a CDS encoding DUF4271 domain-containing protein, producing MQESPLIPQLASTWLFWLLVGGTLCIGLLRYQYAHRFTRLLRLPFRNYNFDSSELRMDLFNGSLEFWSIAAMALAITLVSKSELQFSDWTLTVRYALIIGVFLTFQGLLYQLAGYIFQDQEAYSSAWHEKSMFLRWAAIWITPLLWWLSFGIGPRELLAIAGGIFLILLYLWALGRTALVLLRKSSLRPYHNLLYLCALEISPVLIFIFLVS from the coding sequence ATGCAAGAAAGTCCACTTATACCTCAACTCGCCTCCACTTGGTTGTTTTGGCTCCTCGTTGGCGGTACATTGTGCATCGGACTTTTGCGCTATCAATACGCCCACAGATTCACTCGACTCTTGCGCCTGCCCTTTAGGAACTACAACTTCGATTCCAGCGAATTGAGAATGGATCTCTTCAATGGATCGCTTGAATTTTGGTCCATTGCCGCCATGGCCTTGGCCATCACGCTCGTTTCAAAAAGTGAACTGCAATTTTCAGATTGGACACTCACCGTTCGATACGCCTTGATTATTGGAGTATTCCTCACGTTTCAAGGTCTCCTTTATCAACTAGCGGGTTATATCTTTCAAGACCAAGAAGCTTACAGTTCTGCATGGCATGAAAAATCCATGTTTTTGAGATGGGCAGCCATCTGGATTACCCCTCTCTTATGGTGGCTCAGCTTCGGGATTGGTCCACGAGAATTACTTGCAATTGCAGGCGGAATCTTTCTTATTCTACTCTACCTTTGGGCATTAGGCAGAACCGCTCTCGTTTTGCTGAGAAAATCTTCCCTCCGACCGTATCACAATCTTTTGTACCTTTGCGCCTTGGAAATAAGCCCTGTGCTCATTTTCATTTTTCTGGTTAGTTAA